A DNA window from Campylobacter anatolicus contains the following coding sequences:
- a CDS encoding response regulator transcription factor has translation MSKMFKNLTILIVEDENEARKLIQDVMSAEFAKVITAQNGDEGLKKFKKYNPDIVVTDIAMPITNGLDMAMAIKEISKDTPVIVLSAHSEKERLLNAIDVGIDKYVIKPIDMDEFLVTLEIVAKSRLESANLIEISPNYQFNQIKRVLIRDGVEITLTKKELAFVALLIKRLGTLVLHDEIKSVVWVGEGVTEAAIRTFVKRVRDKVGNDFIKNIPGLGYKIDVNL, from the coding sequence ATGAGTAAGATGTTTAAAAATTTGACTATTTTGATAGTTGAAGATGAAAACGAAGCAAGAAAGCTCATACAAGATGTTATGAGTGCTGAATTTGCTAAAGTTATCACGGCACAAAATGGTGATGAAGGGCTTAAAAAATTTAAAAAATACAACCCAGATATCGTTGTAACTGATATTGCGATGCCTATAACAAATGGACTTGATATGGCAATGGCTATAAAAGAAATCTCAAAAGATACACCAGTGATCGTATTAAGTGCTCATAGTGAAAAAGAGCGTTTGCTAAATGCGATTGATGTTGGTATCGATAAATATGTCATAAAGCCTATCGATATGGATGAATTTTTAGTTACGCTAGAGATCGTTGCTAAGTCAAGGCTAGAGAGTGCAAATTTGATAGAAATTTCACCTAACTATCAGTTTAATCAGATAAAACGTGTACTAATTAGAGATGGAGTAGAGATAACGCTAACAAAAAAAGAGTTGGCTTTTGTTGCACTTTTGATAAAACGACTCGGTACTTTAGTGCTTCACGATGAGATAAAGAGTGTTGTGTGGGTCGGTGAGGGCGTAACAGAAGCAGCTATAAGAACATTTGTAAAACGTGTGCGAGATAAAGTTGGTAATGATTTTATCAAAAACATACCGGGACTTGGTTATAAAATAGATGTAAATTTGTAA
- the carA gene encoding glutamine-hydrolyzing carbamoyl-phosphate synthase small subunit, whose translation MKAYIYVENGLFLEAKAFGVHGECSGELVFNTSMTGYQEILSDPSYAGQFIVFTAPEIGIVGANDDDMESLRIHTSGAIMRNYNEFSSNYRSQKTLSKFFEEQGKFGVYDVDTRFLTKMLRDEGALMAYISTSISDKDELKRRLESSGRIENINYVKTISAMDEYEHKKAAWSCEIKAYKSPKNIGKKVVVLDFGVKRNILNELCEVGLEVLVVPHDTKADVLIDKFKNGEINGVFLSNGPGEPKNLIAEIAEIKKLIDARLPIFGICLGHQLLSNAMGYPTYKLKFGQHGANHPVLNLQTKAIEITTQNHNYNVPEEIAEVAEITHRNLFDNTIEGVRYRDFPIFSVQHHPEASGGPNESKYIFKQFVEIL comes from the coding sequence ATGAAAGCTTATATATATGTTGAAAATGGCCTATTTTTAGAGGCTAAAGCTTTTGGAGTACACGGTGAATGTTCTGGCGAGCTTGTCTTTAATACTTCAATGACTGGCTATCAAGAAATTTTGAGCGATCCAAGCTATGCTGGTCAGTTTATAGTATTTACCGCACCAGAGATCGGCATAGTTGGGGCAAATGATGATGATATGGAGAGTCTTAGGATACACACAAGTGGTGCGATAATGAGAAATTATAACGAATTTTCGTCAAACTATCGCTCACAAAAGACACTTAGTAAATTTTTTGAAGAGCAGGGTAAATTTGGTGTTTATGATGTTGATACGAGATTTTTAACTAAAATGCTTCGCGACGAAGGTGCGTTAATGGCATATATATCGACAAGTATAAGCGATAAAGATGAGTTAAAACGTCGTCTTGAAAGTAGCGGTCGCATAGAAAATATAAACTATGTCAAAACTATCAGTGCTATGGATGAATATGAACACAAAAAAGCTGCATGGTCTTGCGAGATCAAGGCATATAAATCACCTAAAAATATCGGTAAGAAGGTCGTTGTACTTGACTTTGGTGTAAAGAGAAATATACTAAATGAACTTTGCGAGGTTGGGCTTGAAGTTCTTGTTGTACCACATGATACAAAGGCAGATGTGCTGATAGATAAATTTAAAAATGGTGAAATCAACGGAGTTTTTTTATCAAATGGTCCAGGAGAACCTAAAAATTTGATAGCTGAGATAGCCGAGATAAAAAAGCTTATTGACGCAAGATTACCGATATTTGGCATATGCTTAGGGCACCAGCTACTTTCAAATGCTATGGGCTATCCGACTTATAAGCTTAAATTTGGTCAGCATGGAGCAAATCATCCGGTATTAAATTTACAAACAAAAGCGATTGAGATAACTACGCAAAATCATAACTACAACGTCCCTGAAGAGATCGCTGAAGTAGCCGAGATAACACATAGAAATTTGTTTGATAATACGATCGAAGGTGTGAGATATAGGGACTTTCCAATATTTTCAGTACAGCACCATCCAGAGGCTAGTGGTGGTCCAAATGAGAGTAAATATATTTTTAAACAATTTGTGGAAATATTATGA
- a CDS encoding double-cubane-cluster-containing anaerobic reductase has protein sequence MIDESMSFEEICATYAAQKSESAKSVGGLKDSGRRIAAIFCTYTPRELIHAANAVSIAVCATGDAAANEGEKFLPKNLCPLIKASYGLAKQDKCPFIKNADIVIGETTCDGKKKMYELMSEFKDVHIMHLPHVQSQKSLELWTQEIERLRHSLEQKYNTKISTDDLKASIAIFNEERRLMDELQAFMQLENPPLNGNELHQILYANGFIYEKEEQIRELKIIIEKLKERVKKGISPVKKGAKRIIITGCPSGGVFDKIVAPIEQAGGIVVAYENCTGSKNFKNLIDENDEPISAIAKRYMAIPCSIMSPNKGRENVIKQMIDEYNADGVIDVVLQACHTYSVETISMKRACSSVMTPYMSLETDYSTSDIGQIKTRIEAFLEMI, from the coding sequence ATGATAGATGAGAGTATGAGTTTTGAAGAGATTTGTGCTACTTATGCAGCACAAAAGAGCGAAAGTGCGAAGTCAGTAGGTGGACTAAAAGACAGTGGTAGGCGTATCGCTGCGATATTTTGCACCTACACACCACGTGAGTTGATACACGCTGCAAATGCTGTTAGTATAGCTGTTTGTGCAACTGGAGACGCAGCGGCTAACGAGGGCGAGAAATTTCTGCCTAAAAATTTATGTCCGCTTATAAAAGCAAGCTATGGCTTAGCTAAACAAGATAAATGTCCATTTATTAAAAATGCCGACATAGTTATAGGCGAGACAACCTGTGATGGCAAGAAAAAAATGTATGAGCTAATGAGCGAATTTAAAGATGTGCATATTATGCACCTACCACACGTGCAAAGTCAAAAAAGTCTTGAACTTTGGACACAGGAGATCGAGCGACTAAGGCATAGTTTGGAACAAAAATACAACACTAAAATTTCAACCGATGATCTTAAGGCGTCGATAGCGATATTTAATGAAGAAAGACGGCTGATGGATGAGTTGCAGGCATTTATGCAACTTGAGAATCCACCACTTAACGGTAATGAATTGCATCAAATTTTATACGCAAATGGCTTTATCTATGAAAAAGAGGAGCAAATTCGTGAGCTAAAAATCATCATAGAAAAGCTAAAAGAGCGTGTAAAAAAAGGTATTAGTCCAGTCAAAAAAGGTGCAAAACGCATAATTATTACAGGCTGTCCTAGTGGTGGGGTATTTGATAAGATAGTAGCTCCTATTGAACAAGCAGGTGGTATTGTAGTCGCTTATGAAAACTGCACTGGTAGTAAAAATTTTAAAAATTTAATAGACGAAAACGATGAGCCTATAAGTGCGATAGCTAAGCGATATATGGCGATACCTTGCTCAATAATGTCACCAAATAAGGGACGCGAGAATGTGATAAAACAGATGATCGATGAATACAATGCAGATGGTGTGATAGACGTTGTACTTCAAGCCTGTCATACATACAGTGTAGAGACGATAAGTATGAAAAGAGCCTGTTCTAGTGTGATGACACCATATATGTCACTTGAAACCGACTATTCTACTAGCGATATTGGGCAGATAAAGACGCGTATAGAGGCATTTTTGGAGATGATATAA
- a CDS encoding acyl-CoA dehydratase activase encodes MHSIGIDIGSTSAKIAVFDADKDKFIHFFILPTGWSVVDTSTIIKKKLDALDLDNEIYIATGYGRVSVKYAHKIITEITCHAMGANYLSCKDCTVIDIGGQDTKAIRLENGIITSFIMNDKCSAGTGKFLEVMSNRLGVSFDELTTLATLSNKDVKISSMCTVFAESEIISLIAQNISRENIANAVIKSAVNKIANLVKKEANERYFLSGGFSKNAYMKECLQNELGCEIKTDENAIYCGAIGAALIGVKKLKRR; translated from the coding sequence ATGCACTCTATTGGCATTGATATTGGCTCAACATCGGCAAAAATAGCCGTATTTGACGCAGATAAAGATAAATTTATACACTTTTTTATACTTCCGACTGGCTGGAGTGTCGTAGATACTTCAACAATTATCAAAAAGAAGCTAGATGCACTAGATCTTGATAATGAGATTTATATCGCCACAGGATATGGTCGCGTAAGTGTAAAATACGCCCATAAAATCATTACAGAGATTACCTGCCACGCTATGGGAGCAAACTACCTAAGCTGTAAAGACTGCACAGTCATTGATATCGGCGGACAAGATACTAAGGCTATAAGGCTTGAAAATGGCATAATTACGAGCTTTATAATGAACGATAAATGTTCCGCTGGAACTGGTAAATTTTTAGAAGTGATGTCTAACCGCCTTGGCGTGAGCTTTGATGAGCTAACTACACTTGCTACACTCTCTAACAAAGATGTCAAGATAAGCTCTATGTGTACCGTATTTGCAGAATCAGAGATAATCAGCCTAATTGCACAGAATATCTCACGTGAAAATATTGCAAATGCCGTAATCAAATCAGCTGTAAATAAAATAGCAAATTTAGTCAAAAAAGAGGCAAATGAGCGGTATTTTTTAAGTGGTGGCTTTAGTAAAAATGCTTATATGAAAGAGTGCTTACAAAATGAGCTAGGATGTGAGATAAAAACAGACGAAAACGCTATATATTGCGGTGCTATAGGTGCTGCACTAATAGGCGTAAAAAAGCTAAAAAGGAGATAA
- the ccoN gene encoding cytochrome-c oxidase, cbb3-type subunit I, protein MQPGQMLSYDYSVAKLFMFSTILFGFVGMAIGVVVAFQMAYPDLNYIAGEYSFFGRLRPLHTNGIVFGFLLSGIFSTWYYIGQRVLKVSMSESPFLMFVGKLHFWLYMLLMVGAVISLFAGVSAAKEYAELEWPLDIAVVVVWVLWGVSIFGLIGIRREKTLYISVWYYIATFLGIAMLYLFNNMEVPTRLVTGYGSWLNSVSMYAGSNDALVQWWYGHNAVAFIFTVAIIAQIYYFLPKESGQPIFSYKLSLFSFWGLMFIYLWAGGHHLIYSTTPDWMQTMGSVFSVVLILPSWGSAINILLTMKGEWVQLRENPIIKFMVLASTFYMFSTLEGPILSIKSVNALAHFTDWVPGHVHDGALGWIGFMIVAAMYHMTPRFFKREIYSKSLMEAQFWIQTTGIVLYFASMWIAGITQGMMWRATDQYGNLLYSFIDTVVVLMPYYWIRAIGGLLYLIGFCMFIYNICKSMSAPSISAEPKNASPMGGRANVEVM, encoded by the coding sequence ATGCAACCAGGTCAGATGCTAAGCTATGATTATAGCGTAGCAAAGTTGTTTATGTTTTCCACGATCTTGTTTGGGTTCGTCGGTATGGCGATAGGCGTTGTCGTCGCTTTTCAGATGGCATATCCTGATCTAAACTATATCGCTGGAGAGTATTCGTTTTTTGGCAGGCTAAGACCGTTACACACTAATGGCATTGTCTTTGGCTTTTTGCTTTCAGGTATTTTTTCAACGTGGTACTACATTGGTCAGCGCGTTTTAAAGGTATCTATGAGTGAGTCACCATTTTTGATGTTTGTAGGGAAACTTCACTTTTGGCTATATATGCTTTTGATGGTGGGAGCCGTTATATCGCTATTTGCTGGCGTAAGTGCAGCAAAAGAGTATGCCGAACTAGAGTGGCCACTTGACATAGCTGTCGTTGTAGTTTGGGTATTGTGGGGAGTTAGCATATTTGGGCTTATTGGAATCCGTCGCGAAAAGACGCTTTATATATCAGTTTGGTATTATATAGCTACATTTTTGGGCATTGCAATGCTTTATCTATTTAATAATATGGAAGTTCCTACACGCTTAGTAACAGGATATGGCTCTTGGTTGAATTCTGTCTCTATGTATGCCGGATCAAACGACGCTTTGGTACAGTGGTGGTATGGACATAATGCGGTTGCATTTATATTTACTGTTGCTATTATAGCCCAAATTTATTATTTCTTGCCAAAAGAGAGCGGACAACCGATATTTTCATATAAGCTTTCATTATTTTCATTTTGGGGACTTATGTTTATATATCTTTGGGCTGGTGGGCACCACCTTATTTACTCTACGACTCCAGACTGGATGCAGACTATGGGATCGGTTTTTTCGGTAGTTTTAATATTACCTTCTTGGGGTTCAGCTATAAATATCTTGCTTACTATGAAGGGTGAATGGGTGCAACTACGTGAGAATCCTATAATCAAATTTATGGTTCTAGCTTCAACATTTTATATGTTTTCAACACTTGAAGGACCGATATTGTCTATCAAGTCGGTTAATGCCCTAGCACACTTTACAGACTGGGTGCCAGGACACGTTCATGATGGAGCACTAGGTTGGATAGGGTTTATGATAGTTGCCGCTATGTATCATATGACACCAAGATTTTTCAAACGTGAAATTTACTCAAAGTCTCTTATGGAGGCTCAGTTTTGGATACAAACAACAGGTATAGTGCTATATTTTGCTTCAATGTGGATTGCTGGTATTACACAAGGTATGATGTGGAGAGCGACCGATCAATACGGTAACTTGCTATACTCATTTATTGATACTGTTGTCGTGCTTATGCCTTATTATTGGATTAGAGCGATAGGCGGACTTTTATATCTGATAGGATTTTGTATGTTTATTTATAACATCTGTAAATCTATGTCAGCACCTAGCATTAGTGCAGAGCCTAAAAATGCGTCTCCTATGGGTGGACGTGCAAACGTGGAGGTGATGTAA
- a CDS encoding DUF507 family protein has protein sequence MRLKLPHIPYISHKIAIDLLNCGLVKLNRGIEPVALKASEILKIDIQKERALEERTNELLEKNEDEMESMQVDRKSMFRLIKKRLASEFGVILSHEDRFSDIAHKILEATWKASLIDYSVSENRVKNIIYNSMDEYFKNYEKIEDDVIEKIEGYKRKLIPGTEEYDVVFERLYEDELRKRGML, from the coding sequence ATGCGTCTAAAACTTCCCCATATTCCATATATATCACACAAAATTGCCATCGATCTTTTAAATTGTGGTCTTGTTAAGCTTAATCGTGGTATCGAGCCAGTAGCTCTAAAAGCTAGCGAAATATTAAAAATTGATATACAAAAAGAGAGAGCCTTAGAAGAGCGGACAAATGAACTTTTGGAGAAAAATGAAGATGAGATGGAAAGTATGCAAGTAGATCGTAAGAGTATGTTTAGACTTATTAAAAAACGCCTTGCATCAGAATTTGGCGTGATACTTTCACATGAAGATCGCTTTAGTGATATCGCACATAAAATTTTAGAAGCCACTTGGAAGGCTAGTTTGATAGACTATAGCGTCTCTGAAAATCGCGTAAAAAATATTATTTATAACTCAATGGATGAGTATTTTAAAAACTATGAAAAGATAGAAGATGACGTTATAGAGAAAATCGAGGGCTATAAACGCAAACTTATTCCTGGTACAGAGGAGTATGATGTGGTTTTTGAAAGACTTTATGAAGATGAGCTTAGAAAAAGAGGAATGTTGTAA
- a CDS encoding isoleucyl-tRNA synthetase: MKFVNSFFAGIIFTLAPIFTLFVGLKNNYFDHYGVNEYFNTIFVDNVPFLWLLPIFLAVGYTMFYAPFRRIFRAFYATFLLLCLFGWYPKFGLILGDIIFMSEPYERTIAQIDGSIIGINGRDVYIGRDKIYFLSSQNDKVLKIKK, translated from the coding sequence ATGAAGTTTGTAAACTCTTTTTTTGCTGGTATTATTTTCACTCTAGCACCCATATTTACGCTATTCGTTGGTCTTAAGAACAACTACTTCGATCATTATGGTGTAAATGAATACTTTAATACTATTTTTGTAGACAACGTCCCATTTCTATGGCTTTTGCCGATATTTTTAGCAGTTGGTTATACGATGTTTTATGCTCCCTTTAGACGTATTTTTCGTGCTTTTTATGCCACTTTCTTGCTTTTGTGTTTATTTGGCTGGTATCCTAAATTTGGTCTTATATTGGGCGATATTATATTTATGAGTGAGCCTTATGAGAGAACTATAGCACAGATAGACGGTAGTATTATCGGTATAAATGGACGCGATGTCTATATAGGACGTGATAAAATTTATTTTCTATCATCACAAAACGATAAAGTTTTAAAAATTAAAAAATAA
- a CDS encoding Sua5 YciO YrdC YwlC family protein, producing the protein MIYLAQTDTTAGFLSKNLAEINYIKNRSANQPCLITTSKLKELQNFTRVPTKFKNLIRRAKKSTFLYPNHQAIRVVKECEHAKFLDAYGWFYSSSANIHGEKFDESWARGVADVVVDENFSENSPSKIYKVSNSNIIKIR; encoded by the coding sequence GTGATATACCTAGCACAGACTGACACAACGGCAGGATTTTTGAGTAAAAACTTAGCAGAGATAAATTATATTAAAAATCGCTCAGCCAATCAACCTTGCTTAATCACGACTTCAAAGTTAAAAGAGTTACAAAATTTCACACGTGTCCCAACTAAATTTAAAAATTTAATCCGTCGTGCCAAAAAGAGTACATTTTTATATCCAAACCACCAAGCCATAAGAGTTGTTAAAGAGTGCGAACACGCTAAATTTTTAGACGCTTATGGCTGGTTTTACTCAAGTAGTGCAAATATACATGGAGAAAAATTTGATGAGAGCTGGGCTAGAGGTGTAGCTGATGTGGTGGTAGATGAAAATTTTAGTGAAAACTCTCCATCAAAAATTTATAAAGTTTCAAATAGTAACATAATAAAAATAAGATAA
- a CDS encoding PAS domain-containing sensor histidine kinase, with protein sequence MDNIKARFAQYQNAIEESNIVSKTDINGIITFVNDEFCKICGYSRKELIGKNHNIVRHPDVPKENFKQLWGTILSKNVYKGIAKNLTKYKKVVYLNTTIIPILDLNGEIEEFLAIRHDVTQVIELNEQLLKTQNELKTLNLGLEERVAEQTKELTQLNENLKSIVEAEIVKNEEKTRIMIIQSHFASMGEMIANISHQWRQPLNELSIALFKMKRLVQSSDNEFENLYNRCKNIIKNMSNTIEDFSGFFTINKPPQEFYLSDVVKNSIFMLQGALEKKGIKVSINVKKETYILGHKRYIEQVVINLINNAKDVLIERNIKNKRIKIDISSQDKFIIVDVNDNGGGIDKSIIDKIFEPYFTTKQTKQGTGIGLYMSKLIIDKFNGIIEVKNKKEGACFTIKLPKQGDMTDE encoded by the coding sequence ATGGATAACATAAAGGCACGTTTCGCTCAGTATCAAAATGCGATAGAAGAGAGTAATATCGTATCAAAAACTGACATTAATGGCATAATAACTTTTGTCAATGATGAATTTTGTAAAATTTGTGGGTATTCACGTAAAGAGCTAATAGGCAAAAACCACAATATTGTTCGCCATCCAGATGTGCCAAAGGAGAATTTCAAACAACTTTGGGGAACAATACTATCAAAAAATGTCTATAAGGGAATTGCTAAAAATTTGACCAAATACAAAAAGGTCGTATATTTAAACACGACGATTATTCCAATACTTGATCTAAATGGTGAGATAGAAGAATTTTTAGCTATTAGACATGATGTAACACAAGTCATTGAGTTAAATGAGCAGCTTTTAAAGACGCAAAATGAGCTAAAGACTTTAAATTTAGGGCTTGAGGAGCGAGTTGCGGAGCAGACAAAGGAGTTAACGCAACTTAATGAAAATTTAAAAAGTATCGTTGAGGCTGAGATCGTAAAAAATGAAGAGAAAACACGTATAATGATAATCCAGTCTCATTTTGCGAGTATGGGTGAGATGATAGCAAATATCTCTCATCAGTGGCGACAACCGCTAAATGAACTAAGTATTGCACTTTTTAAGATGAAAAGATTAGTGCAAAGTAGCGACAATGAGTTTGAAAATTTATATAATCGTTGTAAAAATATAATAAAAAATATGTCAAATACGATTGAAGATTTTAGTGGATTTTTTACTATAAATAAACCACCACAAGAGTTTTATCTATCTGACGTAGTAAAAAATTCTATATTTATGCTACAAGGAGCACTTGAAAAAAAGGGAATAAAAGTAAGTATAAATGTAAAAAAAGAGACATATATCTTAGGGCATAAGCGTTATATTGAACAAGTTGTTATAAATTTAATAAACAATGCAAAAGATGTGCTTATAGAGCGAAACATAAAAAATAAACGTATAAAAATAGATATATCAAGCCAAGATAAATTTATTATCGTTGATGTAAACGACAATGGTGGTGGCATAGACAAGAGTATAATAGATAAAATTTTTGAGCCATATTTTACGACAAAACAGACGAAACAAGGTACTGGTATAGGGCTATATATGTCAAAACTGATAATTGATAAATTTAACGGTATTATAGAAGTTAAAAATAAAAAAGAGGGAGCTTGTTTTACGATCAAACTTCCTAAACAAGGAGACATGACAGATGAGTAA
- a CDS encoding sulfite exporter TauE/SafE family protein, whose product MRVNIFLNNLWKYYDLMDFAQILTIISVAFLSSISHCVGMCGGFLSLQSLFLKDKNAASVATLSFFYHIFRILAYILIGAVCGAFGGIIALSSNSRAVLFFIVGIVLIVIGVALWIRGELLKFIENDKFSKFITSLALKISKKNSILNFLALGFLNGFLPCGVVYYFAAMAITSQSALLGAGIMAVFGLSTLPIMIIFLTLFKFIGDKFKQIMFKISLIIIIANGIYLAFLGYMANG is encoded by the coding sequence ATGAGAGTAAATATATTTTTAAACAATTTGTGGAAATATTATGATTTAATGGATTTTGCACAAATTTTAACAATCATAAGTGTTGCTTTTTTAAGTAGCATTAGCCATTGTGTAGGAATGTGTGGTGGCTTTTTAAGCTTACAGTCGCTATTTTTAAAAGATAAAAATGCAGCAAGTGTTGCTACGCTTTCATTTTTTTATCATATCTTTAGAATTTTGGCATATATCCTTATTGGTGCAGTTTGTGGTGCATTTGGCGGTATTATTGCACTTTCAAGTAACTCGCGTGCAGTTTTATTTTTTATAGTTGGTATAGTTTTGATCGTCATTGGTGTAGCACTTTGGATTCGTGGTGAACTTTTAAAGTTTATAGAAAATGATAAATTTTCTAAATTTATAACTAGTTTGGCATTAAAAATTAGTAAAAAAAATAGTATTTTAAATTTTTTAGCACTTGGATTTTTAAATGGATTTTTACCCTGCGGAGTAGTGTATTATTTTGCTGCAATGGCGATAACGAGCCAGTCTGCGTTACTTGGAGCTGGTATAATGGCGGTTTTTGGGCTATCTACTTTACCGATTATGATTATCTTTTTAACACTTTTCAAATTTATAGGGGATAAATTTAAGCAAATAATGTTTAAAATATCACTCATTATTATAATAGCAAATGGGATTTATCTTGCATTTTTAGGATATATGGCAAATGGATAA
- the gdhA gene encoding NADP-specific glutamate dehydrogenase: MNAYINKILEDLRRSSPGQDVFIQAATEVLFNLEPLLKRENKYQKHAILERITIPERAMHFRVTYVDDRGDVQVHNGWRIQFNSAIGPYKGGLRFHPSVNVGILKFLGFEQIFKNSLTGVRIGGAKGGADFDPKGKSDNEIMRFCHSFMDELYRHIAHTTDVPAGDIGVGGREIGYLFGQYKKLTARFDGVLTGKGLNWGGSLARPEATGYGLVYFTENMLKKAGLGLEGKKCSVSGSGNVAIYTIEKLYQMGALPITASDSNGYVYDPDGIDVTLLKELKEVKRERISEYVKFRKNAKYVSVSEYAPGRNGVWDVPCDGAFPSATQNELHLADIKVLYANGCRFLGEGANMPCTLDATNFMLEKNDFYFAPAKAANAGGVATSGLEMMQNASMDAWSFDEVDRRLHGIMNHIFELSYATSEEFGDAGNLVLGSNIAGFRKVADAMIDQGYV, from the coding sequence ATGAACGCATACATAAACAAGATCTTAGAAGATTTAAGGCGGTCGAGCCCGGGACAAGATGTATTTATACAGGCTGCGACCGAGGTACTTTTTAATCTTGAACCACTTTTAAAACGAGAGAATAAATACCAAAAACACGCTATTTTAGAGCGTATAACGATACCAGAACGTGCAATGCACTTTCGTGTTACATACGTTGATGATAGAGGGGATGTGCAGGTGCATAATGGCTGGAGAATTCAGTTTAATTCGGCAATAGGACCATATAAGGGTGGTTTAAGGTTTCATCCTAGTGTAAATGTTGGAATATTAAAATTTTTAGGCTTTGAACAAATTTTTAAAAATTCACTCACAGGTGTGAGAATAGGCGGTGCAAAGGGTGGTGCTGACTTTGACCCAAAAGGTAAAAGCGATAATGAAATTATGAGATTTTGCCACTCATTTATGGATGAACTTTATCGTCATATCGCACATACTACGGACGTTCCAGCTGGAGATATAGGCGTTGGTGGACGTGAGATAGGTTATCTTTTTGGACAATATAAAAAGCTTACTGCGAGATTTGACGGTGTTTTAACAGGTAAGGGGCTAAATTGGGGTGGAAGTCTTGCAAGACCTGAGGCTACAGGATATGGACTCGTATATTTTACTGAAAATATGCTTAAAAAAGCCGGACTTGGCTTAGAGGGTAAAAAGTGTAGTGTCAGTGGTTCAGGAAATGTCGCTATATACACGATAGAAAAGCTCTATCAAATGGGTGCATTACCGATAACTGCGTCTGATTCAAATGGTTATGTTTATGATCCTGATGGTATCGATGTGACATTACTAAAAGAGCTAAAAGAGGTCAAGCGTGAACGTATCAGTGAGTATGTAAAATTTAGAAAAAATGCAAAATACGTGTCAGTCAGTGAATATGCACCTGGACGAAATGGAGTGTGGGATGTGCCTTGCGATGGAGCCTTCCCAAGTGCGACGCAAAATGAGCTACATCTTGCAGATATAAAGGTGCTTTATGCAAATGGTTGTCGCTTTTTGGGTGAGGGGGCGAATATGCCTTGTACTTTAGACGCGACAAATTTTATGCTTGAGAAAAATGATTTTTACTTTGCTCCTGCAAAGGCTGCAAATGCTGGTGGTGTGGCTACTTCTGGGCTTGAAATGATGCAAAATGCAAGTATGGATGCGTGGAGTTTTGATGAAGTGGATCGCCGACTTCATGGTATCATGAATCACATTTTTGAACTTTCATATGCAACTAGCGAGGAATTTGGCGATGCTGGTAACCTTGTGCTTGGCTCAAATATCGCTGGTTTTAGAAAAGTTGCCGATGCTATGATAGATCAAGGATATGTCTAA